ACAGGCAAAATGATTAAATCACTTTGCCTGTCTTAGTAGCGGGAACTGGACTCGAACCAGTGACCTTCGGGTTATGAGCCCGACGAGCTACCTACTGCTCTATCCCGCGATGTGCGTTTGTATTCTCAGTATGTCTTTCTTATTGGAAGCCCAATAAATCTTAGTAGCGGGAACTGGACTCGAACCAGTGACCTTCGGGTTATGAGCCCGACGAGCTACCTACTGCTCTATCCCGCGATGTTTCGGGTGCAAATTTACAACGATTATCTTAAATAACAAGCTTTTTTCTGAAAAATGTTTTATTTCCTGTATTGGGGTGATATGACTACCTTTGCAACATAAATTATTTTTGAGATGTCACATAAAGCAGGTTTTGTAAATATTATTGGAAATCCGAACGTAGGTAAATCTACATTGATGAATGCATTTGTAGGCGAGCGCCTGTCAATCATTACATCAAAAGCGCAAACTACACGTCATAGGATTTTGGGAATTGTGAATGGGGAAGATTTTCAGGTCGTGCTTTCAGATACACCGGGAATCATCAAACCTGCCTATGAACTGCAATCGTCCATGATGGATTTCGTTAAATCGGCTTTTGAAGATGCAGACGTATTAATCTATATGGTTGAGGTGGGAGAAAAAGAACTGAAAGATGAAGCCTTTTTCAATAAGATTATTCATGCCAAGATTCCCGTATTGCTGCTTTTAAACAAAATAGACAAATCAAACCAGGAACAATTGGAAGAGCAGATGGCACTTTGGAAAGAAAAAGTTCCGAATGCTGAACTGTATCCGATTTCTGCCCTGGAAAATTTCAACGTAAAAGAAGTATTTGCCAGAATCATAGAACTTTTACCGGAATCGCCGCCATTTTATCCTAAAGATGCCTTGACAGACAAACCGGAACGTTTTTTTGTCAATGAGATTATCCGTGAAAAAATTCTGATAAACTACGAAAAAGAAATTCCTTATTCTGTAGAAATCGAAACGGAAGAGTTTTTAGAAGATGAAGACATCATCCGTATCCGTTCTGTTATCATGGTAGAACGCGACACCCAAAAAGGAATCATCATCGGTCACAAAGGATTGGCGCTAAAAAAAGTGGGCGTTCAGTCACGTGAAGACCTGGAGAAATTCTTCGGAAAGCAAATCCATATCGAACTATTTGTAAAAGTGAACAAAGATTGGAGAAGCAATGCTTACCAATTAAGAAGATTCGGCTATAACAACAAATAATCAGGCAATAATCCTGTGGGCTAATGAAAAGAGTTCGCGCATTTGGGCAGCTCCTTTCTTTCTGTTAATTCGCGCTACAAAATACAATAGCAGCCAGATAATAGAAAGAACAGACATCATAAACAGGTCAAAACTGTTAGGTTGTGAAAGCGTCCATTTGGAATAGGCAATTATTCCGAAAACGATAAACAGTCCGCCTACAATAAAATGCATTGCCAGAAAAATAAACCATAAAATCGGGTCAGGGCCAAAAATTCCTTTCACATAAGTTCTGCCGTCTTCATAAGAATCCAGTTCAATGTGTAGCGAAGGCGACCAGAACTCTCTTCGGAACATTCCAACCCCTAGCCAGATGTGGTTTCCGGCATTTCGAAACTTAAAATCTTCCGATGCAAAAGTTTTAATTTTTTCATACGTAGACTTTATCTCGCCAATTGTCTTAGGCGAAAACTGCTCGAATTTGGGACGAAGTTGTATGTTTTTATCAAGTTCCATAATAATTCCTATAACAGCAAAACGATTATTTTTATTTTGCTAAAAATGCTAAATTGTCGTTAAAGATTTAAGGTTAGAAATGGCACGAAACGATAAGGCCTGAACTTTCCGCTTTTTACTTGAAACAAAAACCGTACCTTTGCAAAATATTTTAAAAACAGTATGAACAATATCGTTGCCATTGTTGGAAGGCCAAATGTAGGAAAGTCAACACTTTTTAATAGGTTGATTCAAAGAAGAGAAGCTATCGTAGATTCAGTTTCGGGTGTAACCCGTGACAGGAATTACGGCAAAAGTGAATGGAATGGAAAGGAATTTTCGGTAATTGATACCGGTGGTTACGTTCGTGGTTCAGATGACGTTTTTGAAGGCGAAATCAGAAAACAGGTAGAACTGGCTATTGATGAAGCTGATGTTATCATCTTTGTCGTTGACGTAGAAGAGGGCATCACTCCAATGGACGAAGCCGTTGCAAAATTATTGCGTAAAGTCACCAAGCCGGTTTTATTGGCGGTGAATAAGGTTGACAATGCCATGCGTGAAAAAGACGCGGTCGAGTTCTATAACTTAGGCTTGGGAGATTACTACACATTTGCCAGTATTTCCGGAAGTGGAACAGGGGAGTTGCTTGATGCCCTGATTGAAGCTTTCCCGGAAAAGCCGGAACCTACAAAAGAAGAATTGGAATTGCCTCGTTTTGCAGTGGTAGGACGTCCAAATGCGGGTAAATCCAGTTTTATCAATGCACTGATTGGAAAAGAAAGATATATTGTAACCGATATTGCGGGAACTACTCGTGATGCTATTGATACCAAATTCGACCGTTTTGGTTTTGAATTTAACCTTGTCGATACGGCTGGAATACGTCGTAAGGCAAAAGTAAAAGAAGACCTTGAGTTTTATTCTGTCATGCGTTCGGTTCGTGCTATAGAGCATTCAGACGTATGTATTCTTATAATTGATGCAACCAGAGGCTTTGAAGGTCAGGACCAGAATATTTTCTGGTTGGCAGAAAAAAACAGAAAAGGAATCGTTATTCTGGTTAACAAATGGGATTTGGTCGAAAAAGATACTATGACAACCAAAGAATACGAAGCTAAAATCCGCAAGGAATTGATGCCTTTTACTGACGTGCCAATCATTTTTACTTCGGCCTTAACCAAGCAGCGTTTGCTAAAGGCTTTGGAAGAAACGGTAAAAGTATTCGAGAACAGAAAGCAGCGAATTGCTACGTCGAAATTTAACGACCACATGCTCAAGATTATCGAAAACTATCCGCCACCGGCTTTAAAAGGGAAATATGTGAAAATCAAATTCTGCATGCAGTTGCCAACACCAACGCCACAGTTTGTATTTTTTGCCAACTTGCCACAGTATGTAAAAGAACCGTATAAGCGTTTTCTCGAAAACAAAATCCGTGAAAACTGGGATTTTTCCGGAGTGCCGATTGATATTTACATCAGAGAAAAATAATATTTCATATGATAAAAAAAGGGATTGCATTTTGCAATCCCTTTTTTTATTAACACCATACCATAAACATTTTTTTTGATATAGCTGTGTTTTTTAGTTTTTTTGATGATTTGTTAAAAATTATGTAAGAAATTATTTCTTTCCATAATAAAAGTTGTAATTCGCAGTTTTTATTTTCTTACAAACTATAACTAAAAGTACATTTTAATGCTAAGAACCATCCTCCCAGTTCTCTTCGTCCTTTTATCGTGCGCAGCGTTTGGACAAAATTCATTTACCATTAAAGGAAAAGCAATCAGTAAAGAGGTAAATCTGCCTCTGGAATCAGCTACCATCTACATTACAGCAGCAAAAGATTCAACCGTCATTGACTACACCATTTCGAATAAAAACGGAAACTTTTCCATTTCGGTTAAGAAATTAAACCAGCCATTCATTGTAAAAGTAGCTTCATTGGGATATCAGACCTGGGAAAAAGAATTTCCTAAACTGACATCTGATATTGATATGGGAGAAATTTTTATTTCGGATGCAGTTACAACTTTAGGAGAAGTAGAGATTGTAAGCGAAGCACCGCCTATCCGAATCAAAAATGATACGCTCGAATTCAATGCTTCTTCTTTTAAAGTGCGTCCTGATTCTAACGTTGAGGCGTTACTGAAGCAATTGCCAGGTGTTGAAATAGACAAAGACGGAAAGATAAAGGTAAACGGAAAGGAAGTCAATGAGATTCTTGTCAATGGGAAATCATTTTTCGGGAAAGATGGGAAGGTAGCCATAAAGAACCTGCCTTCTGAAATTGTAGATAAGATTCAGGTTTCAGATACAAAAACAAAAGAAGAAAAACTCTCTGGCGATGCGGCAAGTTCCGATAATAAAAGTATTAATATCACCATACAGGAAGATAAGAATAAAGGATTGTTTGGGAAATTTACAGGAGGATATGGCACAGACAAGCGGTACGAATCCAGCGGTCTGGTAAATTATTTTAAGGACAAGCAAAAAATAAGTATTCTCGCCTCATCCAACAATATCAATTCTGTAGGGTTTTCTATGGATGAGATTTTCGATGCCATGGGTGGAGGACGGAATTTTTATAGTAACAGTAATGGTTCTTTTGGCATAGACGGCATGAACTTTGGCGGAAATGAAGGTATTACACAGTCGAGTATGATTGGACTTAACTTTGCAGACGAATGGTTTAAAAAGCTGGAGCCTAACGGAAGTTATTTTTATACCAATTCCAAAACGGACAATGATACGCGTAGCCGTACTGAAAACTTCCTGACATCTGAGAACGGGACCAACAGTTCTTTTATCACGGAATCGTCAGGTACGACAAGAAGAACAAGCGATGGGCATAATTTTAATCTGGAACTTGAATATAAGATTAACCCGTCGTTGACATTATCGGTTCGTCCAAGTTTGGTAAAAAACAATTCGGAGTCGAAAAACTTTTCAGAACAGTCCTCTACAAATGATTTAGGATTGGTAAACGAAAGTACCAATTCATCAAAATCAAATAATGCTTCCTCCACTTTTGGAAATGAGTTATATCTACATAAAAAATTCAAGAGAAAAGGAAGAAATTTTGGTTTCACTTTTAATAACACAAATAAGAGTAACGATAAAGACAATATAACAAACTCTGAAACCTATTTCTTCCAGGACCCGGACAGGACAGAAGATATTCGTCGCCAAAGAGTGTATGATGATGAAAAAGACAATACATATTATACACGAATTGGATATTCAGAACCCATAACCGATTCGTTGAGTATAACAATCAGAGGATCATATGAATGGAAAGATTATGACAATACTAAATCAACATTCAATCAAAATGCATCGTCAGGACAGTATTCGGAATTCAATAACCTGCTCTCGTATGGTCTCATGTCAAAAACAAGGACATTTAATCCTGGGGCTTCCTTTAATGTGAGAAAAAGCAAGTATTCAGGAGGCATGACTCTGGGTACAAAAGTTATCCGTATGGAAAATACCTCGCAGTATGACGGTACTACCACTCATGTGGATAAAAATTATGTATACCCGTCAGCAAATGCCTGGTTTAATTACAGGCTCTCAAAGTCAAAATCGTTTTATATGTATTATAATTTCGATGTGCAATTGCCAACAGCAGCACAAATACTTCCTGTGGTTGACCTGACCAATCCTTTATTTCAGATTTCTGGAAATCCGGACCTGAATCCTACAAAAAACCATAGCCTTCACCTGAACTATAATAATTATGATTATGCCTCTAAGTCCGGGTTTTACTTATATGCAGGGTTTAATTATTACGAACAGCAGATTGTTTTTTCAAGAGTTTTTAATCCGGTTGACTTAATCAACAGAGCTGATTATCAAAACATCAACGATACCTATAATAGCTATGGCGGAGCAAGCTGGAGCAAGTCTATAAAAAGGGAACAGCATACTTTTAGATTTGATATAGGAGCAAATGCCAACTATAACCTAAATAAAGGATTGACCAATAATGCCTTATATGAAGCAAGAGGGTTGGGTTTGAGTCCTCAAGTCAGAATAGCATGGGACTACGGAGAACTGCTAACCATAGAACCATCTTATACTTATACATGGAATAAGACTAACTATGAAAATTATTCAGTGAGTAGTTCGTCTAATTTTACGCATAATTTTAAAATACAGACAACAAGCCATTGGCCAAAGCATTTTGTTTTCGGAAACGATTTTGGATATACTTACAATTCTAATATTTCTGACGGCTATAAAAAGGATTTCTACCTTTTGAATACAAGTTTAGGGTATAATTTTATGGAAGATAAACTGTTACTTAAAGTCAAGGTATATGACGTGCTGAACCAAAACCAGAGCGCCGTAAGATACATCAATCCGGAATCTATTGAAGATATCCAGAACACGGTATTGAAAAGATATGCTATGTTTTCACTCACATATAAGATTGAAAAATTTGGCGGAAAGAAAAAAGAAGGAAATAGTTTTAGCTTTTAAGGACACTCATTTTAAGAAGATTTAATATTCTATTTGGTAAATTAGCAGACCAAATTAAATATTCAATGAAAAAAAATGTAGTAAGCGCATTGTTAGTAATGGCTTGTTTTACCGGATTCGCTCAGGATTCTAAAAACAAGCCATTTGTAGCAAGCGGAAAAAAAATCAAGGTATTCACCACAGCAGAGAATACCAGTTTAAGACTCAGCCCAACTTCGGGTTCTGAGTTCAGGCCGGCAAAACAACCTTTGGAAAACGAAGTTTCGGTTTTCGTAAACCCGGATAAGCAATTCCAAACCTTCATGGGAATAGGTGGAGCCATTACGGATGCAAGTGCCGAAGTTTTTGCCAAACTTTCAAAACAACAGCAAAAAGAATTTCTGGATGCGTATTACAGCAGGGAAAAAGGAATAGGCTATTCTTTAATCCGCACCACCATCCATAGCTCTGATTTTAGTAGTGCGAGCTATACCTATGTCAATGAAAATGATAAAGACCTAAAATCCTTTTCAATCGACCACGACAAAAAATACAGAATCCCGCTTATCAAAGATGCAATGAAAACGGCTGGCAAAGAAATGACTTTGTATGCAAGCCCGTGGAGCCCTCCGGCATTCATGAAAGATACCAAAACGATGTTGAAAGGTGGAAAATTAGCTCCTGAATTTTACCAATCATGGGCCAATTATTATGTGAAATTCATCCAGGCCTATGAAAAAGAAGGTATTCCGATTTGGGGAATCACGGTACAAAACGAACCAATGGCAACCCAAACATGGGAGTCCTGTATTTTTACGGCCGAAGAGGAAAGAGATTTCCTGAAAAAATACTTAGGTCCTACTATGCAAAAGAACGGGCTGGAAAACAAAAAAATAGTAGTTTGGGACCATAACAGAGACCTGATGGTGCAACGTGCCAATACAATTTATTCTGACCCGGAAGCTTCAAAATATGCATGGGGAATGGGTTTCCATTGGTATGAAACCTGGAATGGCGGAAAACCGATGTTTGATAATGTAAAATTAGTAGCCGATTCTTTTCCTGATAAAAAACTGATGTTTACAGAAGGCTGTATTGAAGCATTTAATCCGGCACGTTATCAGTTTTGGGCTAATGCGGAACGTTACGGAATCAACATGATTAACGATTTCAATAACGGAACCGTTGCCTGGACAGATTGGAACATTCTCCTTGATGAAAAAGGCGGGCCAAACCATGTGTCTAACTTCTGTTTCGCCCCAATTCACGGAGATTTAACGGCAGGTAAGTTAATTTACACGCCATCGTATTATTACATAGGGCATTTTTCAAAGTTTATCCGTCCGGAAGCCAAAAGAATAAGCACGGCAGCCAGCAGAAGCCAATTGCTAAGCACAACATTCCTGAATACAAACGGAGAAATGGTAACTGTAGTGATGAACCAATCGGATGGTGAAATAAAATACAAGCTGTTTGTAGGTGATTCAGAATCGGAAGTCACAATTCCTGCGCATGCGATTCAGACTTTAGTCTACTAAAATCGTGCTTAGCGCCTTTGTGTCTTTGCGAGAAATAGTTGCACGCAAAGACACAAAGACGCTAAGTTTGACTGCAAATATTTATAAAAAGAAAAGACTGCTTTAAGCAGTCTTTTTTATTGTTCTATTTTTACCAGCTTCCTCCGGCACCGCCGCCACTAAAGCCGCCGCCGCCGAAACCACCTCCAAAGCCTCCGCCTCCGCCAAATCCGCCTCCGGAAGAGCCTCCAAAGCCACCGCCTCCGCGCCCAAGACTACTTAGGATAATGATGTCAGAAAGGTCTAAACCGCCACCACGATTCCCTCCATTTCTGTTATTCTTGTTTTTGGAAAGAATAAAAAGAATAACGATAAAAATAATGATGAAAACGACCAGGCCGCCAGAGTTTGATTCTCCTCCGTTAGAGCCTTTTCGGGTTCCTTTGTATTTTCCTTTCAATACATCAAAAATGGCATCAGCACCTTTATCCAGGCCCTGGTAATAATTGCCTGCTTTAAATTCAGGTATTATTATGTTCCGTATAAGTTCTCCGTTGATTCCTGCCGTTAGTCTGTCTTCAACGCCATAACCGGGAGCTATCCATATTTTTCTTTCTTTTACAGCCAATAAGATAAAAACACCGTTGTCTTCTTTTTCCTGACCTACGCCCCAGGCATGGCCCCATTTTGGAGCTAAAAGCCCAATGTCTTCGCCATTTATGGTAGGAACAGTAACCACTACAATTTGCGTAGAGGTAGAATCAGAATAACGAATCAGTTTTTCTTCCAGCTTTGCTTTATCAGCACCAAGAATGTTGGCATAATCATAAACGCTGGTCTGAAAGCTTGGTTTTTTCGGAATATCAAATTGAGCATATCCGGTTTGTACCAGCAACAGTAAAAAAAAGGATAACA
This portion of the Flavobacterium lindanitolerans genome encodes:
- a CDS encoding glycoside hydrolase family 30 protein: MKKNVVSALLVMACFTGFAQDSKNKPFVASGKKIKVFTTAENTSLRLSPTSGSEFRPAKQPLENEVSVFVNPDKQFQTFMGIGGAITDASAEVFAKLSKQQQKEFLDAYYSREKGIGYSLIRTTIHSSDFSSASYTYVNENDKDLKSFSIDHDKKYRIPLIKDAMKTAGKEMTLYASPWSPPAFMKDTKTMLKGGKLAPEFYQSWANYYVKFIQAYEKEGIPIWGITVQNEPMATQTWESCIFTAEEERDFLKKYLGPTMQKNGLENKKIVVWDHNRDLMVQRANTIYSDPEASKYAWGMGFHWYETWNGGKPMFDNVKLVADSFPDKKLMFTEGCIEAFNPARYQFWANAERYGINMINDFNNGTVAWTDWNILLDEKGGPNHVSNFCFAPIHGDLTAGKLIYTPSYYYIGHFSKFIRPEAKRISTAASRSQLLSTTFLNTNGEMVTVVMNQSDGEIKYKLFVGDSESEVTIPAHAIQTLVY
- the era gene encoding GTPase Era encodes the protein MSHKAGFVNIIGNPNVGKSTLMNAFVGERLSIITSKAQTTRHRILGIVNGEDFQVVLSDTPGIIKPAYELQSSMMDFVKSAFEDADVLIYMVEVGEKELKDEAFFNKIIHAKIPVLLLLNKIDKSNQEQLEEQMALWKEKVPNAELYPISALENFNVKEVFARIIELLPESPPFYPKDALTDKPERFFVNEIIREKILINYEKEIPYSVEIETEEFLEDEDIIRIRSVIMVERDTQKGIIIGHKGLALKKVGVQSREDLEKFFGKQIHIELFVKVNKDWRSNAYQLRRFGYNNK
- a CDS encoding TPM domain-containing protein, translating into MKFSPIKNTFLLSFFLLLLVQTGYAQFDIPKKPSFQTSVYDYANILGADKAKLEEKLIRYSDSTSTQIVVVTVPTINGEDIGLLAPKWGHAWGVGQEKEDNGVFILLAVKERKIWIAPGYGVEDRLTAGINGELIRNIIIPEFKAGNYYQGLDKGADAIFDVLKGKYKGTRKGSNGGESNSGGLVVFIIIFIVILFILSKNKNNRNGGNRGGGLDLSDIIILSSLGRGGGGFGGSSGGGFGGGGGFGGGFGGGGFSGGGAGGSW
- the der gene encoding ribosome biogenesis GTPase Der, which encodes MNNIVAIVGRPNVGKSTLFNRLIQRREAIVDSVSGVTRDRNYGKSEWNGKEFSVIDTGGYVRGSDDVFEGEIRKQVELAIDEADVIIFVVDVEEGITPMDEAVAKLLRKVTKPVLLAVNKVDNAMREKDAVEFYNLGLGDYYTFASISGSGTGELLDALIEAFPEKPEPTKEELELPRFAVVGRPNAGKSSFINALIGKERYIVTDIAGTTRDAIDTKFDRFGFEFNLVDTAGIRRKAKVKEDLEFYSVMRSVRAIEHSDVCILIIDATRGFEGQDQNIFWLAEKNRKGIVILVNKWDLVEKDTMTTKEYEAKIRKELMPFTDVPIIFTSALTKQRLLKALEETVKVFENRKQRIATSKFNDHMLKIIENYPPPALKGKYVKIKFCMQLPTPTPQFVFFANLPQYVKEPYKRFLENKIRENWDFSGVPIDIYIREK
- a CDS encoding outer membrane beta-barrel protein translates to MLRTILPVLFVLLSCAAFGQNSFTIKGKAISKEVNLPLESATIYITAAKDSTVIDYTISNKNGNFSISVKKLNQPFIVKVASLGYQTWEKEFPKLTSDIDMGEIFISDAVTTLGEVEIVSEAPPIRIKNDTLEFNASSFKVRPDSNVEALLKQLPGVEIDKDGKIKVNGKEVNEILVNGKSFFGKDGKVAIKNLPSEIVDKIQVSDTKTKEEKLSGDAASSDNKSINITIQEDKNKGLFGKFTGGYGTDKRYESSGLVNYFKDKQKISILASSNNINSVGFSMDEIFDAMGGGRNFYSNSNGSFGIDGMNFGGNEGITQSSMIGLNFADEWFKKLEPNGSYFYTNSKTDNDTRSRTENFLTSENGTNSSFITESSGTTRRTSDGHNFNLELEYKINPSLTLSVRPSLVKNNSESKNFSEQSSTNDLGLVNESTNSSKSNNASSTFGNELYLHKKFKRKGRNFGFTFNNTNKSNDKDNITNSETYFFQDPDRTEDIRRQRVYDDEKDNTYYTRIGYSEPITDSLSITIRGSYEWKDYDNTKSTFNQNASSGQYSEFNNLLSYGLMSKTRTFNPGASFNVRKSKYSGGMTLGTKVIRMENTSQYDGTTTHVDKNYVYPSANAWFNYRLSKSKSFYMYYNFDVQLPTAAQILPVVDLTNPLFQISGNPDLNPTKNHSLHLNYNNYDYASKSGFYLYAGFNYYEQQIVFSRVFNPVDLINRADYQNINDTYNSYGGASWSKSIKREQHTFRFDIGANANYNLNKGLTNNALYEARGLGLSPQVRIAWDYGELLTIEPSYTYTWNKTNYENYSVSSSSNFTHNFKIQTTSHWPKHFVFGNDFGYTYNSNISDGYKKDFYLLNTSLGYNFMEDKLLLKVKVYDVLNQNQSAVRYINPESIEDIQNTVLKRYAMFSLTYKIEKFGGKKKEGNSFSF